CACCCCGTGccggccctgccagccctgcggcCCCACCCCgctggccaacagctgcaatgagccctgtgtcaggcagtgccaggactcCACCGTGGCCATCCAGCCCTCGCCCGTGCTGGTCACCCTGCCCggccccatcctcagctccttcccacagaaCACCGTGGTGGGatcctccacctctgctgcagaGTCTCTCCCTGGAGATTTGCCTACTGAAGGCATTCCCTTGCCCTTCTGGGAAGCGTCCCAGCTGCCTCCAcgtctgcagggcagggaagtgcAGCCCTGCTTGATGTGGTTTGAGAGCTGGGGTTGCACGCAGGGCCCTTCTGAGCACATCCcctccctgagcatccccaggcaTGTGGCACTTCCAGCTCTCATTCACTGGGGATTGGGCAAGtttccagcttctccagggGTGCTGATTTGTGCTCTAGGCTGAAGCAGCTTTTGGGTCAGGAGAAAGGAAGCATGATGAAGCACTAATGCAAGGAGAAGTCACATCACCTGAAGCCCAGGGGTGTGTCCCTGATGATGGGGAGATGTTTTCTGCAAACATTTAACTGTATAAAGCACTCAGGAGAGACTCCCACCACAGCTTGAGACAAGCCTCAGGCCAGGTAGATGAGGCCTGTGCATGCCTTCTACCCTCTGCTTGGATGGGTTGAGTATTCTCAGGGAATCCTTGCCTTGGAGCTCACCCACTGCAATTATGAACAGCACTTCACTGCCCCAAGCCAACATCTGCCTGCACAGAACCCCTCCTGTACTTCTGCACTCACTGCCATGACTCTTCTTGGGGCATCTTCTCATTGTGGCACATGAAAGGATcatgcaaagcagagcaggaatgtcAGAAAAGTGGAAGTGAAATGACAGTGTTGACAGAAACGAAAGCACAGCTTGTGGTGTTAGGGAGGATATTTTGATTTGGTGATGAGTCTGTCAGAAAATTACTGCCCTGGTGCAGTCACTGTGGGCCTGGGGCGGTGCAGGAGCAGTATAAAAGCAGGAGCTTCTCCTCACTCTCCCATCAAGTCCTCTTGCCTCCATCTCATTGAGAAGAAGGTAAGGTTGAAGACTTTTCTCCTCTCACTTCTTCTATTCTCCGCCCTCCTGTTTTCTGCACATACCTGCTCTTGTTCTGTGGCAGCTCATGGGGCTGCTTATGATGGGAGAGGGACAGGAACAGAAAGTGTGATAGGGAGATTTTGGGACTTGACTGAAGTGAATGATGGGATAGGGGGGATTACCCTGGGCTTGGCTGTTCTTGGCAGGAAACTTGTTGGCTAAACGGAAGAAGAAGCCTGTGGGGATCAGCACAACACCTCCAGCTCTTGCTCCCATCTTGGCTTGACAGGGCAACAGCGTGGTGCAGTGAGGGGTTACTCTTCAAACACCCCTCATGGTTTgctcctctcttctctgtgccaggTGCATCTCCAGCCCCAAGCCATGTCCTGCTACACCCCGTGccggccctgccagccctgcggcCCCACCCCgctggccaacagctgcaatgagccctgtgtcaggcagtgccaggtgcTACACCCCGTGccggccctgccagccctgcggcCCCACCCCgctggccaacagctgcaatgagccctgtgtcaggcagtgccaggactcCACCGTGGCCATCCAGCCCTCGCCCGTGCTGGTCACCCTGCCCggccccatcctcagctccttcccacagaaCACCGTGGTGGGatcctccacctctgctgccgttggcagcatcctcagctctcagggagtgcccatcagctctgggggcttTGGCCTCTCAGGCTTGGGCAGTGGCCTCTGTGGCACCAGGTGCTTCCCCTGCtaaagctgctccctgcactgtgGCCTCCACCTGCATCCCCCTCCTTGCCCTCTTTTGACTCATTAAattctgctgcatcccagcctgtgccttgCCCTCTTTTGACTcattaggggggggggggggggggggggggggggggggggggggggggggggggggggggggggggggggggggggggggggggggggggggggggggggcagagctgTTGTCCCAGGGGTGTTTGTGGGAGGGGGTTgtttgggctgggtttgcaCTGGCtgtcagcacaggctggcactgggtgtGCTCAGTGTGCTCTGAGTGACCCTCTGCCTTCTCAGTTTCTCTGTGTCTTTGCATCAGAATGGAATTTCCGTAAACACTTCAGTGGTAATTTGTACTTTCTTCACACACTTTTTGATTGTTTCTcactcagctcagcactgcattGGACGTACCAAGCATGGTATGTGAATGTGTAACTGCAAGGACACAGATTCCAGCTTTCCATCAAGTTCCAGGCAAACCCTTCCTAACAGTATTGTGCCATTATATCAATTACTCAAAGCTCCATTAAAACTCACTCAGAACACTTCCCATGGATGGGAcattccattttccatttaCCACCACATCATTAACTTCTTCCATCTACATCTACCCTGTTTCAAAGTGTTGCTCCTTGTCCAGACACTGCAGACCTTGATAAAATGTCTCTCTCCAACTTCCTTTCCTGTCCCCTTTACATATTGAAATGCTGCAAtgaggtgtccccagagctctTCTCCTGCCTGAAAAAACTCAAAAGTTCCTCAGCCTTTCCATGTGATCCTTTTTGCACTCCTTGTCTGGAGCTGCTCTAACAGGTCCATGACTATTTCAACCGGACACTCCAGACTGGACACAtcactccaggtggggtctaAGGAGAGCTGACTTGCTGGCCACATTTCTCTTTGTGCAGACCAGGACATGTTTGAATTTcaattttcatattaaaacacattgctggctcatgtccaaTTTTTCTACCTCCATTATTTCTGGTTCCTTCTCTGCATGGCTGGTCTAAACCATTTCTCTTCAGCCTTGGCCTTGTTGAAGTTCCTGAGTTGCACATGGGGTCATTCTCAAATCTCTGAATTGAAACAATTTCCTCCAGCCTCAGCTTGGTGTAGTTCACAACTCCTTCAGTGTGCACTCTGTCCCACTATGTTATTGATGAAAATATTAACAACTATTGGTCTCTGTATTGATCCCTGATGGAAACCAATCATCACTGGTTTCCACTTGGACATTGAGCCCATGTGTACAAATCCTTGGATGCTCTCAAAATTCTCCTGGAACACTGTAATTTGCAGGCTGTAATTTGCAGGTGAGGAAGGAAGCCATGACTCCAACTGACGCCCTGACCATCAGACCCAGCTTTGCTCAGACCTCCCTCCTGGCCTTGGTGCTCATTCTGCAGAAGGAGTATGGGGCCACTGCTGACATTGGTAAAGAAGCCTGGGTTGTGGCGGGCCCTGGAAGGGCAGAAACCCCAAAAGTTTCACAAAAGTGGAtaggaggagagaggaagagaaaggaaacttTATCTTACCTGGCTGCCATCATTCTTCAGGAGCAGGCACAAACCAAGGAAAGTCCCAGGAGATGGAACACAGGACCAGTTGTTTTGATCTGATTATTAAGAAGTGCCTCTGCCCACATTAAGGTACAGATGAGACCATATGCCACAGTCAAtaatatggattttatttaacgATAAATGTGAGGTAGAGATagatagaaaaaaataccagataGAAGAGGGTGAGAGAGACGAAGAGTGTGAGAGACAGTTTAAGTTGAAAGATATCACAACCCTGTGGATCCAGAGGCATcctgttggttttttcttctggtCTTTTCAGTGTTGGGGGTCCCCGAGTCATTCTTCTGGGGTATCATCTCTGTACAGTCCAAGTTCTGGGTATCCTCAGGGTGTAGATACACTTCCCATGGCTTGGGAGGAATGTGCATAGGCAGTTGCTTCCTTTGCCACAGAGGCAATTTTTGGATGCTCCCCAGATCTGCCTCCAGGCCTGGAATTTTCACCTTTCAGTTGCAAattcctctctctgtgcttATCTCAAGTTCCCACTGTAGTGGCTTATCTTATTCTGTGGCCTTGACAGTGTGCTTAAGGCAATTGTGATCTTTAAGTCTTTTACACCACTCTGTACTGCTGCTGATTGGGCTGGAGCTCATTGTCTTCAGAGCAGCCAGTATTATTCTGTGCTTCAAAGGTGTGGCTAAACAAGTGCAAAGAACACACCAAAGCCTGacctgtgctgcacagggctggccCACCATCAGGACCATCTCTTTCTCACGCTGCACCATCCACAGTGGAGGCCAGGAGTGGgcaagcagctggagctgatgctgtcactgccctggAGCTTCAGCTAGCTCTGACCCCACTCTGACTGCTGGGGGTGCATCTCAGATGTGGATTCACCTAAGGTGCAGCTGAAGAGCTATGCGGCAAAGGAGAGGCAAAGGGGGTCTTCTGTACGAGTTCTGAATGATTTCCGTCTCAAAGAGTTCGGAAGCACAAGCCAAAAGAGGGGGCTCGTGCAGCTGCTTTTAAAGTGGGGAATGCAATGGGAGGGTACAAAGGAACACCCAATAGGGGTATAACATGGGAGGAGACAAAGGCGGGGTGACGTGCAAACAGCCAATGAAGGATAGTTTGGGGAGGGGTTACATTGTACAATCCAATAAAGCATCGAATAACTGGTAACAGGCACAGAACTTTCcagcagagaaggcaggaacTGGGGAAGATTGCCAGCTGGGAGGAGGCGAGGAACAGAACATTTGGGAGGTGTGGGTGTGGGCAACCAAGGGATTGACATCTAATTGGGAGGGGAAAACTTGAGGAAGGAGCCATTGAGCATCCAGTAAAGGGGAGAAGAAATTAAGGGCAAATAAACATAACAGAGTGAGCCACAACATGATACAACCAGGACAAatgaccccaactgaccaaatGGCTATTCCAGGTcatgtagaatcacagaatcacttaggtatgaaaagacctttaaaattaAGGGGTCCAACCATTAACCTGGCTCTTCCAAGCTTAACACTAAACCATGACCTCAAGTGTCACAACAAAAGAtgtcttttaaatccctccagggatggtgattccaccacgACACTGGGCAGATATAATATCGTGCTCAGCAATAAAGCAATAAAGTATTCCCAGAGTAGCCATTCTTTGGGCACTGCCTGGGCATTGGTCTGCTGGTGCCAAGTGATAGCCTTGGAACCAcatggttttttcttttttctcccatccCTTCAGAGAATGTCCTAATCTTGACACCAGAGTATGCCACTCTCTTGCTCTTCCAgttctctcccttcccactgGGTGAGCAGATCATGAGAACCACTGCTCAGTGCTTAGTGCTGGTCATAACACAGCACAGATAACACAACACAGATCCACAGATCCTCTTtgctgtgctccttccttgtcTCTGCCCAGGGCTTCCTAGGAAGGTTTTTGGAGAGATGAAGGCAGGAAAAGACATTGGGCAGGAAGAGAGGCAGTAGGTGTGGGCTGAGTGACCCAAAGGGCTGtccagaagcagctgagggagggatgaagtgctgcaggacacagctgggcacagtgacacacacatTCCCAGAGCCTTGAAGGGCAGCAGACTTGGGACCAGCCAGCCCTGTCTCCCCATacctccctcagcccctggcAAGCAGCAGCctcaaagcagggctggggaaaggagcTCTTGCAGTCACCACATCAGAACAGGGCTGACTGTACCAactgtgccctggcactgagggctgtcaccagcaccctgggctgtgccagcaggaggggagccaggacagggctgggagcctcGATGCTGCTCCGCTGCTGCCATCCCcgtgctgggcacaggctgaAAGGCAAGAGCCACCAGCACCAAATGGAGTGATTTTGGTCTAAGGTGACAACAGTGGTGAGGAGGTTAAAGTACTTGACTTAGGCCCAGGGATTACTGAGTATGGAGACAAGAATGGTTTGGTTAGAGGCAGAAAATCATCTTTGGGGTAAATAGGGCCAGTTAAGAAGATAGGTTCATTCTACCAGCGCCAAATATATGAAGAAGGATCGAAAGCAGCAATACCATGATAAAGCAGATTTAACCCTCCTGTCTTACAAGGCTCTGAAACATCTTCTCCTAAGTCGGTCACACAGAACCATCCCTGAGCAACACCTCCCTCCCAGGGAATGTTGGGAGACTGACAACAGGGAAAGGATGACACAGAGGCGTGGGCTGGGATGCAACAGAAATTTAATGAGTCAAAAGATGAGAACAAGGTCACTGTGAGTGGAGGCCTGAGTGCAGAGAGCTCCAGGGTCAGCTCAGAATCTCCATCACATGGCAGTGGCAGAGACGCCAGCaggtgtccatctgtccatgtggtgcagagggagcagggccagcaggttGTCCCCAGGATGGCTGTGTGGGGTTCACAGCCCAGGGGAGCacaaggcagcagggacacaggagggaaaggacagaggggcaggggggggggggggggggggggggggggggggggggggggggggggggggggggggggggggggggggggggggggggggggggggggggggggggggggggggggggggggggggggggggggggggggggggggggggggggggg
This genomic stretch from Ficedula albicollis isolate OC2 unplaced genomic scaffold, FicAlb1.5 N00436, whole genome shotgun sequence harbors:
- the LOC107604386 gene encoding uncharacterized protein LOC107604386 codes for the protein MSCYTPCRPCQPCGPTPLANSCNEPCVRQCQDSTVAIQPSPVLVTLPGPILSSFPQNTVGGYFDLVMSLSENYCPGAVTVGLGRCRSSIKAGASPHSPIKSSCLHLIEKKVHLQPQAMSCYTPCRPCQPCGPTPLANSCNEPCVRQCQDSTVAIQPSPVLVTLPGPILSSFPQNTVVGSSTSAAVGSILSSQGVPISSGGFGLSGLGSGLCGTRCFPC